In Cedecea neteri, a single genomic region encodes these proteins:
- the fliG gene encoding flagellar motor switch protein FliG: MSITGTEKSAILLMTIGEDRAAEVFKHLSPREVQHLSAAMANTHQISNKLLTEVLAEFEQEAEQFAALSINANDYLRTVLIKALGEERASSLLEDILETRDTTSGIETLNFMEPQSAADLIRDEHPQIIATILVHLKRGQAADILALFDERLRNDVMLRIATFGGVQPAALAELTEVLNNLLDGQNLKRSKMGGVRTAAEIINLMKTQQEEAVITAVRDFDGELAQKIIDEMFLFENLVAVDDRSIQRLLQEVESESLLIALKGAEQALREKFLRNMSQRAADILRDDLANRGPVRLSQVENEQKAILLIVRRLAETGEMVIGTSEDTYV, translated from the coding sequence ATGAGTATTACCGGAACCGAAAAGAGCGCCATCCTGCTGATGACCATTGGTGAAGACCGCGCCGCCGAGGTGTTCAAACACCTCAGCCCGCGTGAAGTGCAGCATTTAAGTGCGGCGATGGCGAACACCCATCAAATCTCAAACAAACTGCTGACCGAAGTGCTTGCCGAGTTTGAACAAGAGGCCGAACAGTTCGCGGCGCTGAGCATCAACGCCAACGACTACCTGCGCACTGTGCTTATCAAAGCGCTGGGCGAAGAGCGTGCCTCCAGCCTGCTGGAAGATATTCTCGAAACCCGCGACACCACCAGCGGCATCGAAACGCTCAACTTTATGGAGCCGCAGAGCGCCGCCGATCTTATTCGCGACGAGCACCCGCAGATCATCGCCACCATTCTGGTTCACCTCAAGCGTGGCCAGGCGGCGGATATTCTGGCGCTGTTCGACGAGCGCCTGCGCAACGACGTCATGCTGCGTATCGCCACCTTTGGCGGCGTCCAGCCGGCCGCGCTGGCAGAACTGACCGAAGTGCTGAACAACCTGCTCGACGGCCAGAACCTCAAGCGCAGCAAAATGGGCGGCGTGAGAACGGCGGCGGAAATCATCAACCTGATGAAAACTCAGCAGGAAGAAGCCGTTATTACCGCCGTGCGCGACTTCGACGGCGAACTGGCGCAGAAAATCATCGACGAGATGTTCCTGTTCGAAAACCTCGTGGCCGTGGACGACCGCAGCATTCAGCGTCTTCTGCAGGAAGTGGAGTCCGAATCTCTGCTTATCGCCCTCAAAGGTGCAGAGCAGGCGCTGCGCGAGAAGTTCCTGCGCAACATGTCCCAGCGTGCTGCGGACATCCTGCGCGACGACCTCGCCAACCGTGGCCCGGTGCGTCTGTCGCAGGTGGAAAACGAACAGAAAGCTATCCTGCTTATCGTGCGTCGCCTGGCGGAGACCGGCGAGATGGTGATCGGCACCAGCGAGGATACCTATGTCTAA
- the fliH gene encoding flagellar assembly protein FliH, whose translation MSNTLPWKRWTPEDLAFPTPVFEEILMPETTAEQEEPENEPDLQQTLAMMQAQAREQGHSAGFAAGHDQGVEEGRKAGFQQGLEQGINEARQQQAPVHARMQQLVSEFQYTLDALDSVIASRLMQMALEAARQVIGQTPAVDNNALIKQIQGLLMQEPLFSGKPQLRVHPDDLQRVEEMLGATLSLHGWRLRGDPSLHQGGCKVSADEGDLDASVATRWQELCRLAAPGVL comes from the coding sequence ATGTCTAATACGCTGCCATGGAAACGCTGGACGCCTGAAGATCTCGCCTTCCCTACGCCGGTGTTCGAAGAGATTCTGATGCCGGAAACCACCGCGGAGCAGGAAGAGCCGGAAAACGAGCCGGACCTGCAGCAAACGCTGGCGATGATGCAGGCCCAGGCCCGTGAACAGGGTCACAGCGCAGGCTTTGCCGCCGGGCACGATCAGGGCGTAGAAGAAGGCCGTAAAGCGGGCTTCCAGCAAGGGCTTGAACAGGGCATCAATGAAGCCCGTCAGCAACAGGCACCGGTGCACGCCCGCATGCAGCAGCTGGTGAGCGAATTCCAGTACACGCTGGATGCGCTGGACAGCGTAATTGCCTCCCGCCTGATGCAAATGGCGCTGGAAGCCGCGCGGCAGGTTATTGGCCAGACGCCTGCCGTGGATAACAACGCGCTGATCAAACAGATTCAGGGCCTGCTGATGCAGGAACCGCTGTTCAGCGGTAAGCCACAGCTGCGCGTACACCCGGATGACTTACAGCGAGTTGAAGAGATGCTGGGTGCCACGCTGAGCCTGCACGGCTGGCGTTTGCGCGGCGACCCAAGCCTGCACCAGGGCGGCTGCAAAGTCTCCGCCGATGAAGGCGACCTTGACGCCAGCGTGGCCACTCGTTGGCAAGAGCTGTGCCGCCTGGCCGCGCCGGGAGTGCTCTGA
- the fliI gene encoding flagellar protein export ATPase FliI has protein sequence MTARLTRWLTTLDNFEARMVELPSVRRYGRLTRATGLVLEATGLQLALGATCIIEQHDREVECEVVGFNGHKLFLMPLEEVEGILPGARVYARSATSEGLHSGKKLPLGPALLGRVLDGSGRPLDGLPSPDSDLMGALGAAPFNPLQRTAIEHVLDVGVRPINALLTVGRGQRMGLFAGSGVGKSVLLGMMARYTQADVIVVGLIGERGREVKDFIENILGAEGRARSVVIAAPADVSPLLRMQGAAYATRIAEDFRDRGQHVLLIMDSLTRYAMAQREIALAIGEPPATKGYPPSVFAKLPALVERAGNGIHGGGSITAFYTVLTEGDDQQDPIADSARAILDGHIVLSRRLAEAGHYPAIDIEASISRAMTSLITEQHYARVRRFKQLLSSFQRNRDLVSVGAYAKGSDPMLDKAIELWPHLEAFLQQGIFERANWEEASLALETLFPTV, from the coding sequence ATGACCGCGCGCCTGACCCGCTGGCTGACCACGCTCGACAATTTTGAAGCGCGGATGGTCGAACTGCCGTCCGTTCGCCGCTACGGCCGTCTGACCCGCGCCACCGGCCTGGTCCTGGAGGCCACCGGCCTGCAGCTGGCGCTGGGCGCGACCTGCATCATTGAGCAGCACGACCGGGAAGTCGAATGTGAAGTCGTGGGCTTCAACGGCCACAAACTGTTTCTGATGCCGCTGGAAGAAGTCGAAGGCATTCTTCCCGGCGCCCGGGTTTATGCCCGCTCTGCGACATCGGAAGGCCTGCACAGCGGTAAAAAATTGCCGCTTGGCCCGGCCTTGCTGGGCCGCGTACTTGACGGCAGCGGCCGCCCGCTCGACGGGCTGCCTTCGCCGGATTCCGACCTGATGGGCGCGCTGGGTGCAGCCCCGTTTAACCCACTCCAGCGTACCGCGATTGAACATGTTCTTGACGTTGGCGTTCGCCCGATTAATGCCCTGCTGACGGTAGGTCGCGGGCAGCGTATGGGCCTGTTTGCCGGTTCCGGCGTGGGGAAAAGCGTCCTGCTCGGCATGATGGCGCGTTACACCCAGGCTGACGTGATCGTCGTGGGACTGATTGGCGAGCGTGGTCGCGAAGTAAAAGACTTTATCGAGAATATTCTCGGTGCCGAAGGCCGTGCCCGTTCGGTGGTGATTGCCGCCCCGGCGGACGTTTCTCCGCTGCTGCGTATGCAGGGTGCCGCCTACGCGACAAGAATCGCCGAAGACTTCCGCGATCGCGGCCAGCACGTCCTGCTGATTATGGATTCTCTGACGCGTTATGCCATGGCCCAGCGTGAAATCGCCCTCGCCATTGGCGAACCTCCGGCGACCAAAGGCTATCCGCCTTCGGTCTTTGCCAAGCTCCCGGCGCTGGTTGAGCGTGCGGGGAACGGCATTCACGGCGGCGGCTCGATTACCGCGTTTTATACCGTACTCACCGAAGGCGACGATCAGCAGGACCCGATTGCCGACTCCGCGCGAGCCATTCTTGACGGCCACATTGTGCTGTCACGCCGCCTGGCAGAAGCGGGCCACTACCCGGCCATCGACATCGAAGCTTCTATCAGCCGAGCCATGACATCGTTGATTACCGAGCAGCATTACGCCCGGGTACGTCGTTTCAAACAGTTGTTATCCAGCTTCCAGCGCAACCGTGATTTGGTGAGCGTGGGGGCTTACGCCAAAGGCAGCGATCCGATGCTCGATAAGGCCATTGAACTGTGGCCGCATCTTGAAGCCTTCCTGCAACAAGGCATTTTTGAACGCGCAAACTGGGAAGAAGCCAGCCTCGCACTGGAGACGCTTTTCCCCACCGTTTGA
- the fliJ gene encoding flagellar export protein FliJ codes for MNQNSALDTLRELAAQEVEKAAIRLGEMRRGCQQAEEQLNMLINYQFEYSNSLNDNMSQGIASTRWQNYQQFIRTLEKAIEQHRQQLMQWSNKVDQALGAWQEKQKRLQAWQTLQDRKAAELLLAENRLDQKQMDEYAQRATLRKGE; via the coding sequence ATGAACCAAAACAGCGCACTGGATACTTTGCGTGAACTCGCCGCCCAGGAAGTAGAAAAAGCAGCGATTCGTTTAGGGGAGATGCGCCGGGGTTGCCAGCAGGCGGAAGAGCAACTCAACATGCTGATTAACTATCAGTTTGAGTACAGCAACAGCCTGAATGACAACATGAGCCAGGGGATCGCCAGCACGCGCTGGCAGAACTACCAGCAGTTTATACGCACGCTGGAAAAAGCCATCGAACAGCACCGCCAGCAGCTGATGCAGTGGAGCAATAAAGTTGACCAGGCATTGGGCGCATGGCAGGAAAAACAAAAGCGCCTGCAGGCATGGCAAACCCTGCAGGACAGAAAGGCAGCGGAGCTGTTGCTCGCAGAGAACAGACTCGATCAGAAGCAGATGGACGAATACGCCCAGCGGGCCACATTGAGGAAAGGTGAATGA
- a CDS encoding flagellar hook-length control protein FliK — MITLPKILLNPGADTAAAGDAKGADGKGFGEDFLTLLGKALPGNVVLEDGKSLPLGAALSKVAAANAAKGETKDDQAALTELLNSPEQPEALSALLASIGKTETGDKPEAALKDAKTDKPLSDAELQTLSALFAMLPQPVTAAQPVTLAKTATDTASLSALTSAAGNTAGKNTADSLLPADASGKKATPAGATLADSKSVAATGPAAVQQHVDDKAQLVANNTPDGRDNAAPQANNTAPVTAQITPAISSTTVATPTTTHIATPTAPMISAQLGSHEWQQQISQHVTLFTRQGQHSAELRLHPEDLGQVQISLKLEDNQAQLQMMSPHSHVRAALEAALPSLRTALAESGIQLGQSNISSESFAQQQSGQQQQQQSARSGERFSLSGNDAEPLPVADSLQRLASSNGAVDIFA; from the coding sequence ATGATCACATTGCCAAAAATTCTGTTAAACCCCGGGGCCGACACCGCTGCCGCCGGGGATGCAAAAGGCGCGGACGGCAAAGGCTTCGGTGAAGACTTCCTGACGCTGCTGGGCAAAGCTTTGCCGGGAAACGTCGTTTTGGAAGACGGTAAATCGCTGCCTCTGGGCGCGGCATTAAGCAAAGTTGCCGCAGCCAATGCGGCAAAAGGCGAGACCAAAGACGACCAGGCGGCCCTGACGGAGCTGCTAAACTCGCCGGAACAGCCTGAAGCGCTTTCCGCCCTGCTCGCCTCCATCGGCAAAACAGAAACGGGTGATAAGCCCGAGGCGGCGCTGAAAGACGCAAAAACAGATAAGCCCCTGAGCGACGCTGAGCTGCAAACGCTTAGCGCGCTGTTCGCTATGTTGCCGCAGCCCGTAACCGCTGCGCAGCCCGTGACGCTAGCTAAAACAGCAACCGACACAGCATCGCTGTCCGCCCTGACCTCTGCAGCAGGCAACACCGCAGGCAAAAACACCGCGGACAGCCTGCTGCCTGCTGACGCCAGCGGCAAAAAAGCTACGCCTGCGGGGGCGACGCTTGCAGACAGTAAATCTGTTGCAGCCACCGGCCCGGCAGCGGTCCAGCAGCACGTGGATGACAAAGCGCAACTGGTCGCTAACAACACGCCTGACGGTCGCGACAACGCGGCTCCACAGGCAAATAACACCGCCCCTGTCACCGCGCAGATAACTCCGGCCATCAGCAGCACCACAGTTGCGACCCCAACGACAACGCACATCGCCACCCCAACGGCGCCGATGATCAGCGCCCAGTTGGGCAGCCATGAGTGGCAACAGCAGATTTCTCAGCACGTTACGCTGTTTACCCGTCAGGGCCAGCACAGCGCCGAGCTGAGATTGCACCCGGAAGATCTCGGTCAGGTGCAAATTAGTCTAAAACTAGAAGATAACCAGGCACAGCTGCAGATGATGTCGCCGCACAGTCACGTACGGGCTGCGCTTGAAGCAGCGCTGCCTTCACTGCGCACTGCGCTGGCTGAAAGCGGCATCCAGCTTGGCCAGAGCAACATCAGCAGCGAAAGCTTCGCTCAGCAGCAGTCCGGCCAGCAGCAACAGCAGCAAAGCGCCCGCAGCGGAGAGCGTTTCTCCCTGAGCGGTAACGACGCCGAGCCGCTGCCGGTGGCCGATAGCCTGCAGCGTCTGGCAAGCAGCAACGGCGCGGTGGATATCTTCGCCTGA
- the fliL gene encoding flagellar basal body-associated protein FliL, producing MTDTAITKGRKRAIWVPILVLITLAACATAGYSYWRMQQTPATAQAKTPEPPPAPVFFALDTFTVNLGDADRVLYIGVTLRLKDEATRQRLSEFLPEVRSRLLLLFSRQDANQLATDAGKQKLVEAIKTTLAPPLVAGQPQQVVSDVLYTAFILR from the coding sequence ATGACTGATACCGCTATCACGAAAGGCCGTAAGCGCGCCATCTGGGTGCCGATACTGGTTCTTATCACACTCGCCGCGTGCGCCACCGCAGGCTACAGCTACTGGCGCATGCAGCAAACGCCAGCCACAGCCCAGGCAAAAACGCCTGAGCCGCCGCCTGCGCCAGTGTTCTTCGCTCTGGATACGTTTACCGTCAATCTGGGTGATGCGGATCGCGTGCTGTACATCGGCGTCACGCTGCGTTTGAAAGATGAAGCGACCCGCCAGCGCCTGAGCGAATTCCTGCCGGAAGTCCGCAGCCGTCTGTTGCTGCTGTTCTCTCGCCAGGACGCCAATCAGCTTGCCACCGATGCCGGTAAGCAGAAGCTGGTGGAAGCGATTAAAACTACTCTGGCGCCGCCTCTGGTCGCCGGGCAACCTCAACAGGTAGTCAGCGACGTGCTGTATACCGCCTTTATTTTGCGGTAA